The Vescimonas coprocola genome includes a window with the following:
- a CDS encoding TIGR01440 family protein — MAGIIHEVERTDLLEQVRQEAADAARQLAEAARLRRGHIVVVGCSTSEVVGHQVGSWSTPQIAQAIFDGLNSVFAPMGVYIAAQCCEHLNRALIVEHEAVPGAEIVNVLPQPKAGSSFATAAYQNFRHPVALEEIRADAGLDIGGTLIGMHLKKVAVPVRLPQNHIGSAILLAARVRPKFIGGERAIYDEHLKDGYPEF; from the coding sequence ATGGCTGGGATCATTCATGAGGTAGAGCGCACCGACCTGCTGGAACAGGTGCGGCAGGAGGCGGCGGACGCCGCACGGCAGCTGGCGGAGGCAGCCCGGCTGCGGCGGGGCCACATTGTGGTGGTGGGCTGCAGCACCAGCGAGGTGGTGGGGCATCAGGTGGGCAGCTGGTCCACGCCCCAGATCGCACAGGCCATTTTCGACGGACTCAACAGCGTGTTTGCCCCCATGGGCGTCTACATCGCCGCCCAGTGCTGCGAGCACCTGAACCGTGCGCTGATCGTGGAGCATGAGGCGGTGCCGGGAGCGGAGATCGTCAATGTGCTGCCCCAACCCAAGGCGGGCAGTTCCTTCGCCACCGCCGCCTACCAGAACTTCCGGCATCCGGTGGCGCTGGAGGAGATCCGGGCCGACGCCGGTCTGGATATCGGCGGTACCCTCATCGGGATGCACCTGAAGAAGGTGGCGGTGCCGGTGCGCCTGCCCCAGAACCATATCGGCAGCGCCATCCTGCTGGCGGCCCGTGTGCGGCCCAAGTTCATCGGCGGTGAGCGTGCCATCTACGACGAGCATCTGAAGGACGGCTATCCGGAGTTTTGA
- a CDS encoding energy coupling factor transporter S component ThiW has translation MRDANIKKLVLAALMAALTYVATSIVQIPSPMQGYVNLGDCIVLLSGWILGPWWGAAAGGIGSMLVDLLGGYGHYAPGTLIIKGCMALVAALIVKAMKESKASYVISAVVSEVIMVVGYFGYASLLLGKGWGAAASIPGNLVQGAMGMVIGLVLLVVLKRSKALEKLA, from the coding sequence ATGAGAGATGCGAACATCAAGAAACTGGTTCTGGCGGCCCTGATGGCCGCACTGACCTATGTGGCCACCTCCATCGTACAGATTCCCTCCCCCATGCAGGGCTATGTGAATCTGGGCGACTGCATCGTGCTGCTGAGCGGCTGGATCCTCGGCCCGTGGTGGGGCGCTGCGGCAGGCGGCATCGGCTCCATGCTGGTGGACCTGCTGGGCGGCTACGGTCATTATGCGCCCGGCACGCTGATTATCAAGGGCTGCATGGCTCTGGTGGCGGCCCTCATCGTCAAGGCCATGAAGGAGAGCAAGGCCTCCTACGTCATCAGCGCCGTGGTCAGCGAGGTCATCATGGTGGTGGGCTACTTCGGCTACGCCTCCCTGCTGCTGGGCAAGGGCTGGGGCGCTGCGGCCAGCATCCCCGGCAATCTGGTGCAGGGCGCTATGGGCATGGTCATTGGTCTGGTGCTGCTGGTGGTACTCAAGCGCAGTAAGGCGCTGGAAAAGCTGGCGTAA